The Bradysia coprophila strain Holo2 chromosome X, BU_Bcop_v1, whole genome shotgun sequence genomic interval acttttatattttgctAAAATGTTGTCAATTTACGATAAttatcttttttgttgttgttgttgtcttcgaaaattaattattacattttggttcaattttattaattattgtaatttgctttctctcatttctcttggtttcatttttttacatataaatattgCTGCCAGGAAGCTCCCAATAGTGtacaatatttttggtttttttctttttaatttaacaacgtttttttacttctttaatTAGTTCGTAACGATTTAagatttaagttttttttctgcttttttatatgtttttttttaattgaacgaaaaacaaattttgtttcttgttGATGTTTCCTACGAAGAAACTGCAACTTaagttcaaaattttggttaaaatattttgccatTGATGGAAGCCATTGAAAttaacaaacgaaaatcttaaaaattcttctaaaaCCAACCATCATGTCGATCTTAAAATAATCTAAATCTTAATGCACTTACGGTCAAATGAGACCCAACATTTAATATTActttttttgtagtttttaccatttttttttcaacaagcAAGATGTGATTATatctcatttttattgttccatgtaattaatagaaaaaaaatgatttcggtttttttttgtatttgtttaATGCGCGGTTAAAAAACTAAGCACCATactttaacaattttcttttttttattatttttaacataattgtaataatttataataataGCAATAATGAGCGGTAATAATGGGCTGATGTAGTGTACTCCAAACGGTTGAATGTTCTTATTTAAGGAGTTGATGGGCTCTTTCATTTGCAACCGCTATCCTCGTTTCGTTGGATTCGCCCTAAGGTATTTATAAGTTAGCGATTAACGAATGTCGAATTAAGTGTCAAAATCTGATTTTGAGAATGTGCAGACAGTATCACATACTTCGAGTTTCCATAGAGTGTTTTGAGGGGATGCAAACAATTCAAGAACAATTCCGCGGCTCAATATTAACTGGCGTCAGTATCGCTTGTTAACATTGAGCCAGGAGTATTGTTATTGAGTTAGCAACGGCCCCTTACAACCCTCCATGCTTTCCGAATTCCATCTTTcgcgaaaaaaatatcgaaaccaAGAAGACAGATGAAGTCACTTTGTACTTTCAAGGAACATTACAGTCAGAGTAATTTACAATTTGACGAATAGACGTACTTACACAAAGGGATCACACAATAAATGACAGAGAGTTTTGGTAAATCTGTATGAGAATGTCTGGTACCTGACTGAAACCTTAtagcaaagcacctagcagggtaatagagggtAAAACGTGCGTAGAAGTGCTAACTGTCGTATATTCAATGTGTGTTTCCAATTTGTTTGAAGTTAAAGAATTGACAAGGTAATACAATTTTGCCAATCGACGAAATGACCATTAACCGTCTTACCTTAGCATTAATTCTTTCAATCAttctattttgattttcaagttCGGATCCCATATCAAGAGCCATGTTTCTCAAATTGCCAATCATTGTGTTTACTTGGCCCATGTTGTCTTCCATTTCATCCTCTCGAGCATCGTCTTTTTGTATTCTACATAGGAGCGcgcaaaaatatgaaaattaatttttgtgcatCGCTATGACATTTTAGTCGTTATCGAATATACCTTCCAATATAGCCGGACGGCATCATTTGTTGGCCATCCATCATAACTCTTTGCGGTTGATTGTTAACAACTTTTCCATCACCTTCTCCTTTCCACGCACCTTCATCTTCTTTAAAGGCATTGTttctaaaaagaaattcaattttttacaattaaaattaaatcctTGATCGTTTCAAACTGATGTCTGGAAATGGATTTGAACAATTCTCTCTCGCTAGAGAAGGTAAATCAATCTCTGCAGTTGCCTTCGGAACGAATTGCTGAAAGTTATCACTTAGACTATGATTTTGGCAGTATTAGTCAAGAAAACCATTCGTTTTATATAACAGTTTCTTGCTGACGAAACTATATTGATTGAACAGACCACGTGAGGAATCTCAATCAATGCAAATCGCTCACGGAGTACTAAACGCAGTGGAAAATTGCACATGCGTCTCATGCTTTTGATGTCCTAAGTTCCGAATACAATTGGAGATGATCCGTGTAGCACTTCAACTTTTGGAAGATTTAAATTAGAATCGATCGTAAAGATCTGCTAGTTGATGTTGTGGCTGCAAAATTTTGCTCTTCTAAACACTACAGAACTGAGCCAGCATCcacgaaaatatttcgttgattttcCCCAATTTTCGCTAGCTATCacgaatttttggaaattttcacgtacagttagaggcactgaaatttcaacatgatgcacacatacaatcaaaagtGTTTAtatggttttaccactaccacgcccGTGCATGTAGAAGGTTCAACCttataaacaattttgattgtatgGTGTATTGCAGGCCCGGACGTGCCATATGGTGAATTCGGGgaattcccgatgggccttttggatttttgtatgagaatttttaatttgtgggcctttttaaattgagttgcaaGGAGTCCCCGttgggctttttcgagccagtccggtactgtGTATTAGCTGAacaacagctgaaacaaattcatactgaaatttcaatgcctctgactgtaattgatgtaattgatttttaaaatatttctggacatatttccaacattttctttaaagaattttttacgAGTTTTAGtgtttttacatgaaaaatttctcGAGTATAGGCCCTTCTATGCTACTACATGATAATGTGCTTGATTCaaaacacggcagagtaaagttaaccaggcaggagcgctaatttgactagggacctgagtaatctagtagccctatattttttgcgaacaaaatttttcaatttttgtcagtgttcattttagttcatttttagtgtattaggtcccttatttgacgtttcgaaaatgaaccgctcctgcctggtttattttactctgccgtgttcaAAGGCATCTATCAAAAATATTCTCGCAACCATTCTCTGGTGTGTATGCTTCTTGAAAGcaacatttcatttcgaattCGTCTAGAGCGCTTAATGCTAAAGTCTTACTGGAATGAGTAAACGGTaaacacacagttttcatTAAACGAAAATGGAACGAACAACCTACTTTTTCCATGGCAGAACGCATATACcacaacatttttccattcCGCTTAAAGCTTTTTCAGCATCCATCATGTCTTCTCGAATCTTGtccatattttcttcgattctTTCCAATTGTTCTaagttgaaaatcaaaattaaatttagcaCATTTTTCCGTTGCACATTCTTTTTTGTATGGCTAACTAATTATATATCTAAGGTGTATACACTTATACCGGTATACGTTTACTAAAAATCATAGCTAAAAAAATAATGGTGAAATGATAATTAGAAACACATCGAAATGGATGTATTTCTGTGAGTTctacaaaataattgttttgaaaaaaaaacgcatgATGATTAAAAGTGGAATAAGCATTATTATCATTCCTACATGCATGCATACATagattaattataaaattttagtgaatttcAAAGGAAAAGCAATGATGACCTATGTTTATTTAATAAGCGAAGTTGTAGTaagtttttattgattttatgcaaatgttttgcaatataatttttaaatattttagagTATATCATCAAGTTCGATCATGTAGTCAGTTAGTATAATTGCATGAGTTTATTATATAAGTTTCATTGATGTttgaagttttgtttttttatagaCAATAAATGGACGAAATTTATATTGATGCGTCGATGTAAGTTTGTTTCAGAATATATATTTGGGCTAAAGTTGGAATTAGCATTTAAAGTTTACTTTAAGTTTGTAAAATATAATATGATCAATTCGTTGCTTCTTTCCGTTGCCTGTTGCTAAATATACAACTATTTGAGTTTacacagaaagaaaaaaacatatgAAGTCAAAAACGTGAAGATCTATGGCAGCGGCAACGATTATTTCATTGCTGCTgaccaataaaacaaaattccagtTGGTTTTTCTCTCAGTGTTTATTTGTAACAGGCGATTATAATGATAACCTCTAAATTGATATCAAATGACAATATTACAAAATCGATGTTGAATGGTGTATGCTTCAAAGACAGTAAGAAAAACTGTTGGTACGAAAAATGactaacaaataaattgccaaaCTAATGTCGAGGGGCGGATATACTGGAAAAAATACTATGTCAACTAAAAGAAACGTcggaaaatcctttgaaaatatttgaaaactaaaaaaccaCTTCATCAGAAAATCCTAAATCCTAGATTCTCAAaacttaaaatgaaaatccttaaaaatcgATGGAAATCCTTGAGAATCCAGTAAAAGACGGTAAAGAAAgtcattgcaaattttcagaggattttctttttgaaaatcctttgtcaacgCCTCTACTAACTAAGTAACGGATTAGTTGCTATGCTCTTCTTTTTTGTAGATAATATTTAAGCATAAACTAAATTTGTGGTCAAGACACCCTTTGAGATGACTTTTTTACTCTACATAGTCGCAGTGTTTGTATGTACATAATATATGATCTCCGAGACCGAGAgaaactttttcttctttcattgTATACCGTTATTCAAGTTTGTTAAACAAGAGAATTGAACCATCTCTAGCACGAGCCTCACATATTCTACATAGTACATCCGATGGCTCTTACTGAAAGGCTGGCTGATCATTTAGGACGCGGAAAACTATTCTTATTGATAGCGTGTGCCTAAGAACTCGTTTTGCACGAATTCAACAACCATACAGTCACTATTCtttctcataaattttcaaaaaaaaaattaaacgaatcgtgtgaagtaattttgaaatttggatGGTTGCCAACGtctgtaatttttatttttatgagaGAAAAAGAATTGCCTGTTAGAAAAGTATTGATTCATTTTGCACTTAACTGTTCGTATATCATACACAACAGTCTCCtgcatttcataaaattagtATTAGAAGTAATATCGGAACGACAAGCGCTTTCTAATTCATAATAATTGTCTGGCATGAAAAAAGCGCGCCACAACAACAAAGGAAGTGAGAATCTTCAAAGACCTCTGAACACGATTTCGGTATGAAAATTATGTATACAAGAGAataaaagaaacttttcattttccattttacggTGATGTGGAAAAAGAAGGCACAATAATGACGACAGTGGGAAAATTTGCATAGGATTTAGAACATCGGAAAAACATTGCTGTTCCGATGCTAGGTATAACTCGGTGTAGAGGTTCAACAATCGTTTTTACCCCTGAAGCAATTTTCTGTTCATGGTTATTGCGATGAACTTTTATGCATATTTTCACAACGTGGATTCCACGCCAACGtttccatttatttcagtATAACAGTTTTACATTCAAGTTTAAATGTTCCATTTTCTTTGGAACttgattttatgaattgtgTAAAGGTTTCTGGTGTAAAATACACTACCACTCTGGGTATTTTGCATATTGTCGGGTGGTTTAAGTATAAATGAAATGCTTTCAAGAAATGTACGTAATTTGtaaagaaatcaattttatgaacTGCTAGAAACGCAGATATGCGAgattgatataaaaaaaagaacccaAAAGCTTATAAGAACTCATAAATATGCTGGTTCAATATAAATTGTAGACGACAAGAACGACAAATTACAGTCTAATTTAAATTATGTCGGTGGCTGCCCTAACGAAGAAGTGTTTTTGCCGACTTTCATAATTAATTTCTTGGGATCGTTAGATGTGTCCAATAATAACTTAGTAATTGAGTTACCTGGATTATATGGTAACTCAATAACTAAGTCCTTATTGGGCACAATGATCCCAAGAAATTAATTATGACTTCTGTCTCGTATAGTTATATGATTTGTTATATATGTTCTACGGACCGTGAACAGCCCGCAGAAAATATATAAACGATTTCTGATATTTCTAGCAGCCCAGGATCATCATCCCCGATTCCCGATTCCCGATTCGACTACTACCACGCGCGCGCGTCTAGCAACTTCAACCGTGTAAACAGTGTTGATTATAAGTGTGGATCAACTGAAaagcagctgaagcaaattcatgctaaaatttcactgcctctgactgtaagtaattgttaggaaatttctataaaaaaaaattgccctcatttgattcgattttattgtttatgaGAATCCGTGCTCAATTCGCTTCTTAAATCTTGCTTTTTAAAGACTAAAGTGTACCACATTGTGGCTCCTTAATCTCACTTCCTATTTCATCTGTTCTATACGATAATCCGAACAAACCAAGCTGCCCAATGACTATTTCTAGGGCGCAGATTCATGTACCTATATTGTCtttaaaatgtgtaaattgcCGCATGTTTATAATGAAAACTTATGATTACTAGTTATAATAGATAATAGAAATGCTTTGATCTTAACACTTATTACTACACTTAGACCATGTACTTCGTAGTAGCATCAAAGATATCTGCATAGATCTTAGTACACATTAATCATCCTATCAAAGACATGTAGTCCAGTCAGAAGAGAATATGCGTTGATTGTTAAAACACTTGAATAGATCATATTATAAATTacgttttcgatttttttaaaatattttttgtgtgtatttattatttcgtttGCAGTAAACAATCATGCAAACACACCTAGAGGagattacattttttatttaaacttacaaaacgtttcattttttctttgtacaacttccttttaaaaaatcaaTCGTAAGTAAGTACACATTCGCCTagaataaattgtaattttgctGGTAAATACAcaatatatgaaaattataaaatatttaaattttaaatgctTAAGAATACTATTGtttgtataaatataaaatgactACTTGAGTATACATTCgaattatatatatttatataaaaatatctacatgaaaaatcgtgaaaagttaaaaaaaagaaataaacatTGTGAGATGAAAGGCGTCACGTCAGTAtactgaaaaatgtaaatatttgaacCAAATGgggaaaaattagaaattaatatttttcattttcatatttcatttcactttCAGGCTATACCTTTGTCAGCAAAAGTAAATACGAAATTTGGGAATGCGAttcacatacatttttccTTTGACCTTTTCAAATAAAGTGAGAGTCAGAATCAGTGGGTAAATGAAGCCCTATTTTACCTTCTATTTAATGGGATGAAATTATAAAACGGGGAACGGAAAAAACATGTAAACCGTTGAAATGAGTTCAGGACAACAAATAGTGGTTTTTTCACAgtgcagtgacgaaaagtaaatttttttgcttttctacAACAGCCTGGAGCCTCGTACGACAACTGTACAACTAGCAcctaaaaagaatttttcactCGAGTGTTGGTTTTTAGGCAGGACGTCGCAGGACGAATCTGACAACACACATCGTGTGtcttaataatatttttcatacctaggacccgaaaagtgcgaccTCTTCAAACACATCACACGTCTCACACGCAAAAAAAGACTTTAAGTCTTAGGTACGGAATCgaaatttactatttttctcaactcagtaacgaaatagttatttatttcgaggtgcaaagtactttattaggctatAGATGTCTCGAGACTTTAAATCTCGCAAAGTGTGTTGCGAAGTTAAACATAAGAGCAGTAAATGTGAACATTTCTAGGCGATCATTGAATTGAGGATTTTACCGGTTTAAAACACTCAAGACCATAAACTGTTTTTATGATTTctggaaaagtaaaactttctcCGTATCATACCACAACATTACTaagacaacattttatttgttgcccatttatttccaaagaatttctgttttttatgTACTTCCATTTACTGCGTTAATTATAAGCGGAAGTTTGTTGTTGAAACTGAACAGAAAATTGTATTGAACGTAAAATATTATTACAGTCTAAAAATACGTTCAACcctcacttttttttttcaaggaaaaataaaacttgCCAACTTTAATGCTGTACGTACATATCTTGACTATACTGTCTATATGCACCAAATCGCGAATATATAAATGACTTGAATATATTTTCCCTTTGACGAATCGGCTTCGTTAGCAATAGGTATTTTCGTAACGTAGGAAGAAATGTTGACAAATTGAGCTCCCGACTGAAAAGTGAGCTTTGAGCTTGTAGTCCGTGAATGATTTGCGTTAACTCTTGATCTAAGAAGTGAATCATTTTCAGTGCTTCATTAAAGTGAAACTaaacttcattctctacttgagtaatacaaaaaaaaactttttttaaactcaTCCGTTGAAGCTTTCCTGAAAAGTCACTTACTAACATCCGCTTCTGTATGAGATAATATTGTGTAAGCTTTAATACCCTTAGTATCTAAGGTACATAAAGTTTGGCATAGAAACATTTTACGTAAATATACTCTGATCGACAGAAAGAACATTCAAATACAATTCTATTCCCGGGTACGGATGCTACATTTCAATTGTCCTTTCCATACATCGTCGACGACAACTTTTAAACAGATAAAATTGGCTGTTCAATGGTATAAATCGATTTGATTATACTGAATATTCACCATACTCTCTGTAGTGCTGTGTTTTCTTTGCATAATACAAATGTATTGGTGCTCTTTCGGTGCGGTAAGCTTCTTTTGATATATGAAACGAGGTGGTGTATGGAACATCTATATATGCGTTTTAAGTGGCTTacagaaaaaatttatgaCTGATAAGCCAAACCTTTTATTTATGAAAGCAAGCAAGAAAcagaatttaaaagaaaagccGGTGGATGGTCTTTTCTATTTGAATTAAATCTTTTCATTCTcaatcaatttatattttaagttAAGTAGTTTATGGTAGTGGTCGTgataaatgtttataaaattaGGACTATGTCAATAAAATCGCCAATTAATTTACTAATGGTAGCAATGTGGCACTGTACATAGTGATCATATGTACATAGGTATTTAGTGTCTGTATATCGTATTGTGAATCAAATATATCGGAAAGAATAGCAAAAGTTACTGATACCAGTAACATGTGAAATCAGATTTGTTACAGACAGAACTTTGTTGAATGAGAAATTACTCATCATGCCTTCCTTATGGGCAATGCAGGTGCTTTCAGGTCACCTGTTgtaggtaactttgtctccaggtaatctacaatagctgtcacagctgtagcgccccatacaaaaaatacagctgcggcagataatgtagattacctagagacaaagttacctgctacaggtgagtctttcgaaacttttttgtcagtgtatcATCTCGCGCAAGCTCTCGTATACGTAGacatattacatttttttagagagaaaataataaaaagtagTGTTCGATAATCTTGACAAAGTGGAGTTGTTTCTCGCTTATGATGTTGCCAAACTCGCCTTCGAATAGTTTGGGCCAATTCCATAACTAGGACAGTTATTTTCGCATTCATGATATAGTATAAAGTCACCTGCctgaatttcaagaatttattttcctaactagtgttgaaatatcgcttATTTCCGAAGCCGTTTAGGAAAAAGGTAGTTTCTAACATATGctgaaagatttttatttatctgaTTCGCCTCCTTatgctggaaacctctcattataaagtttcattaaatgaactgtcgaaaaatgtaaaatagctATTTGTGCAATCGAGCTGCAGAGTACTtcattaggctctagatgtgtaatgcacatcgtgagcctaataaataatactttgcatcgagttgcatacaacgttttatgccacagttACAtctaaaaattgcaaattttgcatattatgataaTGAGTGGCATAAAAACGTTTGCCACTTTAAAGTCGAAAGTTATGATGTAATAGTACTAATCCcgtagtaaaaaaaaactaaatttcgtTTCTCACCTTCGCTTCGACTTGAGTTAATTTACGTTATTAGGAGTGGTAAtatcttcatttttctttcacgAGCTACACACATAAATAGATATCTATTATACGTAACCAGCTTCCATCATCAAAAGTCTGGCATTAAAGAgcttaaaagaaaatatcgtCGTTTACTTCAAAGCCTTCTAAAAAATGGTAGAAAATACTTAAAATAATGAGAACATGAACAAAAgctttttatattaattttggggaaaatggtgttgttgttgttgcctGGCACTGTtctaattatattttcatgttGTGTATTTTCCGTACGAAAGTCATATATAAGATCTTaacattcaaatatttgtacgGTGATGTTGTCGAGggtttatttcattatttagGAATATAAACTTGAACCATTTGAGAAATGATGAATTTGCTTTTCGCATTGCGAAGGAATTTGCAAACACCACAAAGGCATCACAGACATTATGTGTTATAGTTGTTTGTGATTTGAgttttatagaaaattgtgGTAATTGAATGCAAATTGAAAACGGCGGCTGTAGAttacaaaggaaaaaaaatgaaattgaaataagcGACTATTGTCGGTGACTGCGAGAAAAAGTcaacagaaagaaaaatattttacgaggACCTCTATACCATCAAAACCGACTACAAAACATTCATCACCTCTAAATAATGAGGACTTTTATATACAGCAGAAAACATATCggttgaaaaaaatgattttttttttgatttacaaCAAAAGTAGTAGAGGTAGTAGTAGTAGCAGTAGTAGTAGTATGGTATTAGTCTAGATGTCATTAGTACCGGTAAGgcacaataaattcaaattgtgagtttagaaactttgaaaatttttgttgcttGAATACAATAATTAAGCCGATAAATTAGTACAAAAACAAGCCTCATCAATGTTCCGTTTATGTAAAGAGAAAGTAGAAATTTGTTACTTTCACCACAAATTCCATGCTACTATTTCCGtacgatcaaaaatatcttctAGTTAACAATTTCTCCTGTTTCGTGCAATCTTATGTATACAATAAACGACTTCCAATTTTATTCACTATTTCCATTCAGCTGTttgaccagctggtccacgtattttcttgaattttcgcACATTTTCCGAAGatcaaaaatactttttggaaaacttggaaaaatgtgagaaaattaccaaaaatagttCCTGATTCCAATCTCAACCACCAcaagtttttaattaaataccTCCttcacatttaaatatttgattgtCCTAAATTTACGGCAttagaagtaaaaaaaaggtgAAAAGTAGTAGAACttttgcagattttttttttcgattctcTAATCCACAAAGCGTGATAATCAAAGAAACTAATCGTTTTTAGGCTTGTATTAGAAAAATATTCTGGAACAACAAACAGTCCGGAAGAAAGCTGACCTATCTAACACTAAATTGtactttttttgtgttcgGAAAGCAAGTTTCGCTTCGAATATAAGTATACAATGAAAATACAATGTGGACGTGTTGGGTGTATGGGATGATGTAGGTAATCCGGATAAAATCATACAACAGGAATAAATCACTTACTTTTTGCAATGAAACTGTTAAGCTACTCAATTATATGGTATATTATACGGTATATCAATATAAAGATCCAaagtttgtaaaatattttgagtagAACGTAAAAGAAGCCAAGTATTTAGAGAAACGAATAACAAATAATTGCTCAGCTCAAGTTGATGAGTATATGATGATATTTGCTGTGGCTTATAATATGGATTAAATCATAGATTTGGGTAGAATCAAATGACGCACAAAAACTGATTATGTATAAAATAATCTGATTTTTGACAATAAGTGTTTCTCGACTGgctaaaacgaaaatgtcgggaagtaaaatgcaaaaaaaaaagtccaatcAACGTGAATAAAACGTGAATAAGATGTGAAATTTTTCGTGAAAACAAATGTGAACAAAACAATTGATGCGTGtataaaagttcaaaaaaaagatttcattcaaaaaaaaattacccaAACGTAACGATAAAcaatgtttacaaaaaaagtatatttttcatattaaaaatttttaacttttgaaaaacaaagaTTGAGtagcaaattttcaaatgtgaTTAAAATTTGTGGTTATGTAAGTAACGTATAtctatatatattatatatagtGAACTCACCTCCCTGATCATCAAGCGCAACCAGGGTTCTAATACCAGCTTCCTTGCCCTACAATGCAgcacataaataatatttttggtgTCATTATGTTGATATATTTTGTTCGTAAATTGATTGTAGTAATAATAGATGTGTGAGATGTCGAGCAAGTAAATAGATTGATGATCAATGAT includes:
- the LOC119084660 gene encoding synaptosomal-associated protein 25-like; this translates as MPSAQPPVENGAGPPRSELEELQIRANQVTDESLESTRRMLALCEEGKEAGIRTLVALDDQGEQLERIEENMDKIREDMMDAEKALSGMEKCCGICVLPWKKNNAFKEDEGAWKGEGDGKVVNNQPQRVMMDGQQMMPSGYIGRIQKDDAREDEMEDNMGQVNTMIGNLRNMALDMGSELENQNRMIERINAKGESNETRIAVANERAHQLLK